CTATTCTGAACAATAGCCAAGCCATCGGAGAAGCTTCGACTATATTTGTATTTATAGGGGATCGCTAATTGACCGGAAGCATTAACAAAACCGATCTTCCCTGTGTTGGGGGCGTAGGCAAGCGCCAGACCGTCTGTTAACAGATATTCCGAATCAACGTTTTCTTTAAAATGAGTAAGGACCTTTCCTGTACGATCAATAAAGGCATTTTCTTTGGTGGAGGCTAGGGTGATCTTGGCCTTTCCTTCGCTAAACCAATGAGCTTCGGTATATTGGCAAGGAATGACCAGTGTTCCTTTGGTGTTAATGTACCCATAGAGATTGGTTTTTGTGTTTTTCACAATGGCCCGTTGCTCATGAAAATCACCAACAGGCTCAAACTCGGAGGGTAGGGAGAACGCTTTTTCCCCTCTGGTATTATAAAACACAAGATTCCCAGCAGATGTTTCAGCGGCTAATAGACCATCATGAAAAGCACCGTCGCTTAGGGGCCGAGCAAGGTTGTAATCCAGCAGTGTTTTGGAAACCTCAATAGCTGTTGCACTGCTGGAAGCAGCCGAACCCATCCCGGAAACGGCAACGCTGGTACATAGAATCAATATAGCTAATCCGAACTTTTTTAACATGCATAGGCTCCTTTGCAAGTTGATTTACCATAATATAGACGGAAAAAATGTAGGAATGTTTCTTGTAATTCAAAATTTTTCTAATTTTCGACACGAAGATAGGGGAGGTGCATTATCATCGGTGTATAGATCAAATGGAAGAGGGAAGCTGCTATTCGCAGCTTCCCTCTTGTGGATTATTGTTATCACGGATATATAAGTGACAGTTCAGTATGATTATGTTATCGACTAATGTTCTGCTCAAAGGGCATAATTATAAAGAGAAATTTTATATCTCAAGAACTATCTGGACACTCTTTAAATTGTAAAATGTTAGAAATGAATAGCGTACAATATTCATTGTGCGATATGTAAAATGAGCTAAAAAAAGGACCTCTTGCATTTTATTTTAGTCATTTAAGACTATTTTTTCAACTCCTTTTTTATAACTATATACCTATAGTATATCCTTTAAGCAGTCTTCCACGTAGTCGGGAGCTGCTTTTTGCATTTGGCTAACCGTATGAAGGTAGCGTTGCGTCGTATTGATGTGGGAGTGGCCCAGATTTTCCTGCACCTGCTGTAACGATGCCCCCTGAATCAGGGCCAATGTAGCGTTCGTATGGCGAAACCAGTGGGGCGTTATCTTTTTCGTGATACCGACTTCTTCCCTGGCCCGCTTAATGATCGTTTCTACTTGTCTTACAGACAATGGGAACAGTCTTTCAGGCATATCTAATGGCTCATCCAGCGGAAGGATACCCTTGAACTGCTTGTACATATTCCAAAGCCTTGGTGGCACTTTCACCTCCCGCTGTTTGCCTCCTTTTCCGTTAAATACGGTCAGCCAAATGAATGTCTCTGTCGGATCGTAATGGAAATGATCCCACTGTATAGCTACCATCTCAGACACCCGAAGTCCCAATAATACCAGCGTGAGAGCGATAAGATAATTTCGTTCCCCCTGCGTTTTTAAATAGGTTAGAAGCTGGCGCAGCTCATTTTTGGTCAAAAAATGGTTTTTACTGTTCACCGGGATTTTGGGAGTCCGTACACTTGTCGTGGGATTGTGCTGGAAAATATGAATGCTTGGATCGCTTCCCCACTTGTACAGTGACCTTAATGGTGCCAAAAGGCTGGCAATGGTTGCTGGTGCGGGTGTTTGCTTGGTAGAACTGCAAAACCCTTCTAATAAGCCGATTTTATAGACCTCAATATCCTGCCATGTCACTGTCCGCAATGGTTTGCCTGATGTGAAATTCCGGAACTGCTCAATGGCTCTCTTGTAGTTTCGCAGGGTATACGGTGAGCTGCCGCAAGTACTTAAGAATAACCCAATGATTTGGTCATCCGTGTACGTCTCAGGGTTGTGTATGGAATGGGCATGTAGCTGAGAAGATATCATTTTGGACATATACATAGAAATTCCTCCTGTTCGTTCGCACAATGAATATTGTGCGATATTCATTCTCAATATTAAGGCAAACTACTGATCGCGCGCCAAACAGGAGGAATATTTGTGGAAGAAATTTTAGTGAACTGTCTGACTCGCCTTTTATCCAAAAATAAACAAGTGTATGAACACTCCCTGAGGGTTGGAAATATGGCTAAACGGATGGCTTCTTACCTAAATTTCGATGAGCAGCAGACACGGAAATTCGTCATAGGTTGTTGTATTCACGATGTTGGGAAAATATTGCTGCCGGATGGCATATTGGACAAGTCAGCCCCCTTGAATAAGGAGGAGTGGAAAATGATGAAGATCCATCCTCTCCTGGGGACCAAGCTTATTTTGAGAGAGGGGATACTGGATCAGGATGTTGTGGACATCGTCCGATTTCACCATGAACGCTGGGATGGACAGGGTTATCCGTTTGGCATAAGTGGCGACAAAATCCCGTCTATGGCCCGGATGTGTTCCATTATTGATGCTTTTGACAGTATGATTTCGGATCGACCGTATCGCCGGGGCATGTCCATGCAAGAGGCCAAGGAGGAGCTTTGGCGCCACATTGGAACACAATTTGATTTGCTATATGTAGAACGGTTTTTGCATCTGCTTGAGGATCTGTCGAGTGCCCTTGAACAATAACTCAGAGGGAGGCATGCTCCATGACATCCATTATCATAGGATTTATCATTTTAATTATCGTTGTGTGTCTGGTCAACGGAATTGTTCATTTTATGGATCTAAAAAAACAATTGGGTATGAAAGAGCTGGAGAAGAAGGAGCTTAAGAAGTCACTGGAGGAAGCCAACAGCAAGTTGAATCGGCGGGAAGCCTTTCGTTTGGGTGTTCCGGACGAGGGGTGTGCGTTTGAGTTTTTACATTTTGGCGACGAGGCTCTGGCAGGGCTTACCCATAGAAAAGGGATCGGTAAAATACAAGACATTAGTGTAAAGGGGCTAAAGCTGATTTGCGATTATGATCTACCTTTAAAAAAAACGGTCCTCATCCAGATTGAATTCGAGCTAAACAAAGAGCCGTTTGTCTTGCAGGCACACTTAATCCGAAAAGAGGCGCATATTAGCCAGCCTTTTATTACATACGGGCTTATATTTGTTGAAATGATTCCTACGGACCAGGAGAGGCTGGTGTACTGTATTAATCAGCGTGTTTTAAAACAAGCAAACCCCACAACATCTGTGGTATAAAAAAAGCCGCGATCGCTTTTGTCTAACCCATTCCCGCATTGAATGGCCTGAGCCGCTGGGATTGGAAGACAAAGACGATCGTGGTTATTTATTGCGCGCATCAAACATCAGGTAAGGCGCATATCGCAGCCATAAATCAGTGTTATTGTCATCATCGGGCATACTCATGGCGAAACCTCCGTATCGTGTAATGTAGCTAAGTGGCATGCCTCGTCTATATGACACCCGGTGTGCACTTTGAGGGACAAATAGGTACTCGTTAATTTTTTTTCGAAGAAAAGAAAATAAGTGTCATTGCGAAAAAAGTCTATACATATAAATTAAATGTATAGACAAATCGAAAAAGCGGATTTATAATTACTGTGCAACCGTTTTCTGGTAAACGTTTTCTAGTCGTTAGCATCCAAATCAGACCTTGAAGGGAAGGAACAATCATGAAGAAAATTTTACTGGCGTGTAGCTCAGGTATGTCTACAAGTTTGCTGGTTACCAAGATGCAGGATTATGCCAAGTCCATTGGGGACGAGGCTGAAATTTGGGCAGTAGGTCAAGATCAGGCATCAGAAGACATGGCTAAGGCTGATGCGGTATTGATTGGCCCGCAAATGAGTTTTCTCAAGGGGCAGCTGGAAAAGGAAGCAGCCCAATATGGTATTCATGTAGAAGTGATTGACATGATGGCCTACGGAATGGTTGACGGTAAGAAAGCCTATGAGCAGGCTGTGAAGCTGGTGGAACGTAAAAATGGATAAAGTCAACATAGCTGAACTGACGGAAGAACAAATTAGCTTCCAGCTTATTCTCCATAGTGGAAGCGCTCGCAGTAAAGTGATTCAGGCGCTGAGCGAATACCGCAATGAGAATGCGGAAGGTGCGGACGAATTGCTCAAGCAGGCGAAGCAGGATTTGCGTGCAGCGCATGATATCCATTTTCAAATGGTCCAGAAGGAAGCGGGAGGAACCCAGACTCCTTTCTCACTCCTTCTGATGCATGCCGAGGATCATCTGATGTCCACGGCTACCATGAAGGATTTGGTTCAAGAGCTGCTGGAGCTGTTCAAATCCAGAGATCTATAGCTGGACCTGAAAGTTTGTGAAATTTGTGAAATTTGTGACATGAAATGCTTGCAACCATTTGGTGCAAGTCACTTCGCGGGGAGGAATAGGCTTTGTTTGAAAAATTAAGCCGGATACTGATACCTATTGCCGGTAAACTGAACAACAACCGCTATCTTACTGTACTGCGTGATGCATTTATGCTGTCATTCCCATTGACGGTTTTTGGCTCCATTATCGTTGTTATTATCAATCTGCCGTTCTTAAAAGGATGGATGGGCGAGGGCAATCTGACGACTTTTCAAAATCTGCTGAATATTGCGCCTAATGCCACACTGAACATCATGACCCTATTCGTGGTCGTCGGGATTGGTTATTACCTATCTCGAAGTTATAAGGTCGAACCCATATTCGGCGGCATGATCGCGTTGGCCAGCTTTTTGATGCTGACCCCGTTCGTGCTGACACAAGAAAGCGGTGCAACGATTGCCGGGGTCATTCCGGTTGATCGGATCGGGGCCAAAGGCATGTTCCTTGGTATGATCGTTGCTTTTATCGCGGCTGAGATTTACCGAAAGGTGACGCAGCGAAATTTTGTCATTAAAATGCCTCCAGGCGTTCCGCCGGCAGTTGCCAAATCGTTTGCCGCTTTGCTTCCGGCGTGTATCACATTGGGCATATTTTTGATCATCAACGTTATAGTTACCCTGACCCTTCACAATAACCTGCATGATTTGATTTATCATGCCGTTCAGGCGCCGCTGGTGCATTTGGGCAGTGGAATTATACCTACATTGATTGCTATTTTCTTTGTTCAGCTCTTATGGTTCTTTGGGCTTCATGGTCAAATCATTATCAACTCGGTTATGGACCCGATCTGGAATACGCTGGCACTTGAAAACTATGAAGCGTACTCCAAAGGTTTGGAACTGCCGCATATTATCACGAAGCAGTTTGTGGATATTTATACAGTAGGTATCGGTGGTACAGGTATGACACTGGCTGTCGTGCTCACGATTCTGATCTTCCTGAAGAGCAAGCAGTTGAAGCAGGTCAGTAAGCTGGCCCTTGGACCGGGCCTGTTTAATGTCAACGAACCCGTCATATTCGGTCTGCCGATTGTGATGAATCCGCTTATTTTCGTTCCATGGGTCATTTCTCCCATGATTGTTACGCTGATTACTTACTTTGCCATGTCCACGGGTATTGTACCACCGCCCAACGGGATACAGGTTCCTTGGACGATGCCGTTGTTCTTTAGTGGAATGATGGGTACGGGCTCCCTGATGGGCGGCGTGCTGCAACTGTTTAATATGGCTGTCGTCTTTGTCATCTGGTTCCCGTTCCTGAAAATTATTGACCGGATGAACGTTCGTAAAGAGCAGGAAGAGGAGCTTAGCCAAGCAACCCTTGCAGGTAAGGATCAAACTGTTGGAATGTAACGTGAATGGGCTGCTGAAATAGCAGCTTGTTCATTGCAAAAGAGAGAGGAGTAGAGCTGTGAATCATACCGAAATGAAAGATATAGAGAAGCAAGCGATTCAGTACCGTTTTCCATCCGACTTCTGGTGGGGTTCATCAGCTTCGGCTACCCAGACAGAAGGAACCGTGGAGGGGGACGGCAAAGGACCGAACATTTGGGATTATTGGTTTGAGCAGGAGCCGAACCGTTTCTATGACGGAGTCGGCCCTGCCGATACATCCCGTTTCTATACCCGTTACAAAGAGGATATTGCACTCATGAAAGAGCTTGGTCACAACTCTTTCCGGTTCTCCATTTCCTGGTCACGTCTGTTTCCGGCGGGAAGAGGTGCAATGAACCAGCAGGCGGTTCAGTTCTATAATGCCGTCATTGAAGAATTGCGGCAGGCGGATATTGAGCCGTTTGTGAACCTATATCATTTTGATTTACCGATGGCTTTACAGGAAAAAGGAGGCTGGGTGAACCGGGAGACGGTCGAAGCTTACGTGGATTACGCTAACACTTGCTTTGAGCTGTTCGGGGATCGTGTAGCCAAATGGTTTACGCATAACGAGCCGATTGTCCCGGTGGAAGGCGGCTATCTGTACGATTTTCACTATCCGAATGAAGTGGATTTCGGCAAAGCTGTACAGGTGGGATATCATACCCTGTTATCGAGCGCAAGTGCCATTAAGGCTTACAAAGAGGGAGGCTATAAAGGTAAAATCGGTATTATTTTGAACCTGACGCCGACCTATCCGCGTAGTCAGCACCCGGCAGACGTGAAGGCTGCTGAAATATGCGATGCGTTCTTTAACCGTTCCTTTTTGGACCCATCTGTGACGGGAGAATTTAATCCTTTGCTCGTAGAGCTGTTACGCCAAGAGGGATTTCTACCTTCGATTGAAGAAGGAGATCGGGAGATTATACGCCAGGGTACTGT
This DNA window, taken from Paenibacillus kribbensis, encodes the following:
- a CDS encoding WG repeat-containing protein, encoding MLKKFGLAILILCTSVAVSGMGSAASSSATAIEVSKTLLDYNLARPLSDGAFHDGLLAAETSAGNLVFYNTRGEKAFSLPSEFEPVGDFHEQRAIVKNTKTNLYGYINTKGTLVIPCQYTEAHWFSEGKAKITLASTKENAFIDRTGKVLTHFKENVDSEYLLTDGLALAYAPNTGKIGFVNASGQLAIPYKYKYSRSFSDGLAIVQNSKGLYGYINTTGKEVIPLQYKSGGDFSEGLSPVQNAKGKWGFINKQGKVVIPFTFTDAQDFSEGLASVKNAKNEVGFIDKNGALVIKYQQKYDVTFPFKEGLALVGKQAHSSVSDGKFGYINRQGQLLTKLEYRVESSSFSNGYAVAFIKPGKAFIISKHSVSK
- a CDS encoding tyrosine-type recombinase/integrase; amino-acid sequence: MYMSKMISSQLHAHSIHNPETYTDDQIIGLFLSTCGSSPYTLRNYKRAIEQFRNFTSGKPLRTVTWQDIEVYKIGLLEGFCSSTKQTPAPATIASLLAPLRSLYKWGSDPSIHIFQHNPTTSVRTPKIPVNSKNHFLTKNELRQLLTYLKTQGERNYLIALTLVLLGLRVSEMVAIQWDHFHYDPTETFIWLTVFNGKGGKQREVKVPPRLWNMYKQFKGILPLDEPLDMPERLFPLSVRQVETIIKRAREEVGITKKITPHWFRHTNATLALIQGASLQQVQENLGHSHINTTQRYLHTVSQMQKAAPDYVEDCLKDIL
- a CDS encoding HD-GYP domain-containing protein, coding for MEEILVNCLTRLLSKNKQVYEHSLRVGNMAKRMASYLNFDEQQTRKFVIGCCIHDVGKILLPDGILDKSAPLNKEEWKMMKIHPLLGTKLILREGILDQDVVDIVRFHHERWDGQGYPFGISGDKIPSMARMCSIIDAFDSMISDRPYRRGMSMQEAKEELWRHIGTQFDLLYVERFLHLLEDLSSALEQ
- a CDS encoding PilZ domain-containing protein, producing MTSIIIGFIILIIVVCLVNGIVHFMDLKKQLGMKELEKKELKKSLEEANSKLNRREAFRLGVPDEGCAFEFLHFGDEALAGLTHRKGIGKIQDISVKGLKLICDYDLPLKKTVLIQIEFELNKEPFVLQAHLIRKEAHISQPFITYGLIFVEMIPTDQERLVYCINQRVLKQANPTTSVV
- a CDS encoding PTS sugar transporter subunit IIB codes for the protein MKKILLACSSGMSTSLLVTKMQDYAKSIGDEAEIWAVGQDQASEDMAKADAVLIGPQMSFLKGQLEKEAAQYGIHVEVIDMMAYGMVDGKKAYEQAVKLVERKNG
- a CDS encoding PTS lactose/cellobiose transporter subunit IIA, coding for MDKVNIAELTEEQISFQLILHSGSARSKVIQALSEYRNENAEGADELLKQAKQDLRAAHDIHFQMVQKEAGGTQTPFSLLLMHAEDHLMSTATMKDLVQELLELFKSRDL
- the celB gene encoding PTS cellobiose transporter subunit IIC codes for the protein MFEKLSRILIPIAGKLNNNRYLTVLRDAFMLSFPLTVFGSIIVVIINLPFLKGWMGEGNLTTFQNLLNIAPNATLNIMTLFVVVGIGYYLSRSYKVEPIFGGMIALASFLMLTPFVLTQESGATIAGVIPVDRIGAKGMFLGMIVAFIAAEIYRKVTQRNFVIKMPPGVPPAVAKSFAALLPACITLGIFLIINVIVTLTLHNNLHDLIYHAVQAPLVHLGSGIIPTLIAIFFVQLLWFFGLHGQIIINSVMDPIWNTLALENYEAYSKGLELPHIITKQFVDIYTVGIGGTGMTLAVVLTILIFLKSKQLKQVSKLALGPGLFNVNEPVIFGLPIVMNPLIFVPWVISPMIVTLITYFAMSTGIVPPPNGIQVPWTMPLFFSGMMGTGSLMGGVLQLFNMAVVFVIWFPFLKIIDRMNVRKEQEEELSQATLAGKDQTVGM
- a CDS encoding glycoside hydrolase family 1 protein, producing MKDIEKQAIQYRFPSDFWWGSSASATQTEGTVEGDGKGPNIWDYWFEQEPNRFYDGVGPADTSRFYTRYKEDIALMKELGHNSFRFSISWSRLFPAGRGAMNQQAVQFYNAVIEELRQADIEPFVNLYHFDLPMALQEKGGWVNRETVEAYVDYANTCFELFGDRVAKWFTHNEPIVPVEGGYLYDFHYPNEVDFGKAVQVGYHTLLSSASAIKAYKEGGYKGKIGIILNLTPTYPRSQHPADVKAAEICDAFFNRSFLDPSVTGEFNPLLVELLRQEGFLPSIEEGDREIIRQGTVDLLGINYYQPRRVKARESLPNPDAPFVPERFFDYYAMPGRKMNEMRGWEIYEKGIYDILTNVRQNYGNIECFISENGMGVQGEEKFRDAQGMIHDEYRIDFIREHLKWVQRAITEGSNVKGYHLWTFMDNWSWTNAYKNRYGFVSVDLQNEGKRSVKQSGHWFKQVIENNGF